TGAAACCCTATGTATTTTTCATACCCATGTAGCCAACCAGTTTTCGCCTTCGATGAAAAAGGACTTACTTAATAAAATCCGACAGATTGGTAAGCGAAGGAATGTTTTTCATATTTATAATAATATGGATGATCAGAAACTTCATGTAGACGCTGTTATTAATCAGAAGGAACAGAGGCATACCATTGGACGGACCGATGGACACGGCCGCTGGTTTGAGTGGCAGCCTCCCCGTATCATATTCGACTAATCATTCTTTCACTTAAATTAGTGAACCTGCCCAGAACACTCGGCATCCCCCAACATAGATTGTTAGGGAAAGCAGGGGGGATGAGTGTGATGAGTCAGCAGGATGAGCAATTTCCAAAACTATTGAATGATGCCTTCCATAAAATCGTTCGATCAATGGATTCGTACTTTAGTCAGTCCATAAAACAACTGGGGGATTTTTTACATGAGCATACCTTTCCAGTCTCACTACAGGAAATCAATAACGAGGTCATTATTCAAGCACAGCTTCCTGAAGCTGATCGGAGTCAGATTGAAGTAGAAATTATAGGGAACCATATACGGATTGCTGTCCAACATACAGAAGTTACCGAAATGAGGAGTGACCAGCATCATCAATATCACAGGCAGCAGACCCGGCAGGTAATGGAACGAACGGTTACTCTGCCTTTCACCATTTCGGAAAAAGACACACTTGCACATTTCGAAAATGGCATTTTGACGATTAAAACGCCAAAAAGATACCCAAACAGTGGGTATATAGATATTAAGTAAAGCTTTTCCTCGGGGGAAAGCTTTTTATCATGGGCTCCAGATCTTAAAAAAGCCCGATTTTGGAAATTCATTTCCAAAATCGGGCTTTTTCGTTATGATTAGTAGTATGGAGAGATCATCAGGTACACAATAACTCCTGTTAAACTCACATACAGCCAAATAGGCATAGTCCACCTTGCAATTTTACGATGCTTGTCTACTTTCATAGCGAGACCGCGGAACAGAGTAATCAACGCCAGTGGAACAATGACAATAGCCAGTAAAATATGAGAGATGAGGATGAAGTAGTAAATATACTGTAAAACCCCTTCACCTCCATAGGATGTGGACGAAGACATAGAGTGATACGTTAGGTATGAAACCAGAAAAAGGGCTGTAGTTGTAAACGCTGCAAGAATAAAACGCTTATGCCACGTCACATTTTTACGAATGATCATAAACAGCGCAGCCAGTAAGAAGACAAAAGTAAATGAATTTAATATCGCATTCAAAAGGGGAAGAAGCTTAATGTTGAAACCAGTCCCACTTTCTATTTCAGGAACAAACAATAAAGCTAACACAATGAGATTGATCGCTACGGAAAGACCAATCACCCATGGAACATAATTAAAATCTTTTTTTAACTCCACTATGATTCACCACCTCAAAAAACAAGTCATGTTAAGTATATCGAAATATAGCATTCACTTCATTAAGGAAAGGGCGGAAAAGGTGACGATAATGTTACATAACAGCATTTAATGAAGAATTTTTTAGAAGGATTGGTTATCCAATATACAATTTTGAACATAAAGAACCGAAAAATAGAACTTAAAAAACGACTGCGGATAATTATCTCTTGTTTGCAGGCGAAGGGGGCGGAGTATGAAATTTGAAAAGAAAACCAATACCTTTATATGGCACTGGGTCATTTAGGGATGATCCTTGTGGGCTTAGGAGTTATGAGAATGATGTCTGTAATAAACGATTCAGCCGGGTTTGCGTTCACTTTTTTTGGATTTTTATTAATGAATATTTATATAAACGATTTAGAAAAGAAAATGGGATTTAGCAAGAAAGAGAAAGGGGCTTTCACTGCTGTATTTATCACAGTATTTGCAGGTTTATCTTTGTGGCTGTACGTAGTGTAAAGCTGTAAATAAGGGCATCCTGTTTTTCTGCGTTCTTTTAATCAGGTGTTCATACCTTACATAATCTATGCGGGTTCGCAGAAACTAAGTTAAAAATGAACTGGGTGATGGCAGATGACATTATACAGGCTGGGCTATGTGGCCATGAGCGTAAATCTTCAAAATGCTTCCCCCTCTCAAACCATGACGTATAAACGGTTTTCAGCGGTTCGAGACCGCGAAGCGGCGATTAGAAAACTTGAGCGTCTTGCTCAATCCAATATACAGAATTGTATAAGGCTCTTAAAGCATAATAAAACTCATCATATTGAATTCTTCAGGTTAAGCTCCCGCCTGGTACCGCTTGCTACTCACGAAGCATTAGAAAAGTGGGGTTACCTGTCAGCCATTAAAGAGGATCTTAGCGAGCTTGGAGCTTTAGCTAAAAAAGGGGGGATAAGACTTGATTTCCATCCCGATCATTTCGTGGTCATAAATTCAATCGATAAAGAAATTTTTAAAACGTCGATGAAGGTTTTAAAGTATCACTACCTTTTACTGTACCAAATGGGCCTTGATCCAACTCATCGATGTGTGATTCACCTTGGAGGAAGGTACCAGGACAAAGAAAAATCGCTGGAACGCTTTATTGACAACTGGGCCTTCGTTCCCAAGGGGATTCAGAAGATGATTATGATTGAAAATGACGATACATCCTACACATTGGATAATTGTTTGTACGTTTGTGAGAAGTTAAATATCCCCCTTGTTTTTGATATCCATCATCATCTTGCCAATTATGACAACGAACAATGGGATCCCAACTGGGAACGTGTTTTACATACATGGTCCCGTTCACCCTTACCCGTAAAAATGCACATATCCAGTCCGAAAAGTCAGCACGAATTTAAAAGTCATGCAGATTTTGTGGATGTTGAATTATTTCTTGATTTTGTCAAAAAAACTACCGGCTCAACTGATCAAATTGATTGCATGATCGAAGCTAAAAAGAAGGACGAAGCACTTTTTGTATTAGTAGAAGAATTGAAGAAACATCCGAATGTAATTATGGAGAGCGAAAGTACATTTAGGTGGAAAGCAGATTGAGATAAGTATAGAGCAGCTAAAGAAACGTAATAGAGGAATGGGGGGCTTTTTTTAGAAGATAGGAAACACCGAACCCTGATTAAAAAAGCATGAGGCCGAGGCCTCATGCTTTTAATTGGTTTGTAATTTTTTCTGTTTGCGCGCTTTTTCTTTTTCAATTTGTTTACTTCTAAGCTGACCGCAAGCTGCATCTATATCTGTGCCATGTTCGGTACGGACACCGCATCTAATTCCGCGATCCATCAATGTCTGATAAAAGGTAAGAATGGATTCTTTTTCACTACGTTCATACGGGTTATCCGCTACAGGATTGTAAGGAATCAAGTTGACGTAAGAGAGATGCTTTTTATTTTGCAGAAGATCAGCGAGTTCTTCAGCTTCTTTCTTATGATCATTAACATCTTTAAGCAAAATGTATTCAAACGTAATCCGCCGGTTTGTTTTTTCAAGGTAGTAGTCAATGGCCGGCATTAGCTTTTCAAGGGGATACGCCCGGTTAATTTTCATAATCTGAGTCCGAAGATCGTTGTTTGGCGCATGAATGGAAAGCGCTAAGTTGATCTGGATACCTTCGTCGGCAAACTCGTACATTTTCGGTGCAATCCCACTTGTAGAAACAGTAATGTGACGAGCACCGATAGATAGACCTTTTTGATCGTTGACAACCTTAAGGAAGTCGATCAAGTTATCATAGTTATCGAATGGTTCACCTATTCCCATTACCACAATGTGGCTGACACGTTCATCATTTTGTTGTTTGTCAAGGTGCTGCTGCACTTGCATAATCTGCTCGACAATCTCACCGCCTGATAAATCACGGTTTTTTTTCAGTACGCCACTCGCACAGAAGGAACACCCAATATTACATCCTACCTGTGTCGTAACGCATACTGATAATCCATAGTTAAATCTCATAAGAACAGTTTCTATAATATTTCCATCATGTAATTTAAACAGAAATTTGACCGTTCCATCTTGTGATTCTTGTTTTATTTCCTCGGTTAACGTTTCAATTGTAAAATGTTCCTGTAGAAGATCAATACAAGATTGGTTCACATTCTTCATCTGAGAAAAATCAGTTATACGCTTTTGGTAAAGCCAATTCCAAATTTGTTTGGCTCGGAACTTTTTCTCACCATGCTCTGTGACCCAGTCCGTCAGTTGATCAAACGTTAAACCATAAATGGATGGTTTCATAAATACGCTCCTCTATAAAAAAGTTCACTATTTCTATCATAATGGATACAGCTTCAACTTACAACCTTCCACTGAATGTTCTAATTTTTGCTTAATTAAAGACTCTATTAAACCTCCGTGTTGATCCTAAAGTAAAGCTCCCGTTTGTGTAAGACTCAGTTTCGAGATAAATGGGTCCTTTACGTTAGATGGACAAGGGCTGGTGGGGAAATAACTCGCTTTCCTATGGGGGAACGGTAAGCTTCCTCGCTCGTTTCACTCCTTGCGGGATCTCACCTAGTCCCTTCTCCCATGGGAGTCTCGCCATTTCCCCACCAACCCCGCTATAATGTTGCGAACGGACCCTTCCAGAAGATGAAAGTTCTTCTCCTTAATCTGCATTAAACGCTTTTATAACAGGCTATTGTGCATCGTTATACCCTTAAAAATAGGTACAGAACCACCTGGTCTAATTCCTTACGAGTTAAAGTGGTTTCGAGCTTCTGATTTGGCCAGGTCCGGAGGGGGATGATGAAGACTCCTGCGGGATAAACATGATCGGTGAGACCCCGGAAGTCGAAGACTGAGGAGGCTCAGCACATGCCCGCGGAAAGCGAATCATCCCCCGCAGGACCTTTCTTGTCATAAAAGTATCTCGAAACTG
The Halobacillus halophilus DSM 2266 DNA segment above includes these coding regions:
- the uvsE gene encoding UV DNA damage repair endonuclease UvsE gives rise to the protein MTLYRLGYVAMSVNLQNASPSQTMTYKRFSAVRDREAAIRKLERLAQSNIQNCIRLLKHNKTHHIEFFRLSSRLVPLATHEALEKWGYLSAIKEDLSELGALAKKGGIRLDFHPDHFVVINSIDKEIFKTSMKVLKYHYLLLYQMGLDPTHRCVIHLGGRYQDKEKSLERFIDNWAFVPKGIQKMIMIENDDTSYTLDNCLYVCEKLNIPLVFDIHHHLANYDNEQWDPNWERVLHTWSRSPLPVKMHISSPKSQHEFKSHADFVDVELFLDFVKKTTGSTDQIDCMIEAKKKDEALFVLVEELKKHPNVIMESESTFRWKAD
- a CDS encoding DUF420 domain-containing protein: MELKKDFNYVPWVIGLSVAINLIVLALLFVPEIESGTGFNIKLLPLLNAILNSFTFVFLLAALFMIIRKNVTWHKRFILAAFTTTALFLVSYLTYHSMSSSTSYGGEGVLQYIYYFILISHILLAIVIVPLALITLFRGLAMKVDKHRKIARWTMPIWLYVSLTGVIVYLMISPYY
- the rlmN gene encoding 23S rRNA (adenine(2503)-C(2))-methyltransferase RlmN — encoded protein: MKPSIYGLTFDQLTDWVTEHGEKKFRAKQIWNWLYQKRITDFSQMKNVNQSCIDLLQEHFTIETLTEEIKQESQDGTVKFLFKLHDGNIIETVLMRFNYGLSVCVTTQVGCNIGCSFCASGVLKKNRDLSGGEIVEQIMQVQQHLDKQQNDERVSHIVVMGIGEPFDNYDNLIDFLKVVNDQKGLSIGARHITVSTSGIAPKMYEFADEGIQINLALSIHAPNNDLRTQIMKINRAYPLEKLMPAIDYYLEKTNRRITFEYILLKDVNDHKKEAEELADLLQNKKHLSYVNLIPYNPVADNPYERSEKESILTFYQTLMDRGIRCGVRTEHGTDIDAACGQLRSKQIEKEKARKQKKLQTN
- a CDS encoding Hsp20/alpha crystallin family protein is translated as MSQQDEQFPKLLNDAFHKIVRSMDSYFSQSIKQLGDFLHEHTFPVSLQEINNEVIIQAQLPEADRSQIEVEIIGNHIRIAVQHTEVTEMRSDQHHQYHRQQTRQVMERTVTLPFTISEKDTLAHFENGILTIKTPKRYPNSGYIDIK